In Nodularia sp. LEGE 06071, one DNA window encodes the following:
- a CDS encoding HEAT repeat domain-containing protein, giving the protein MVNPINQLLVQAQAASDAADWSLVTQYLQKLMLTVDSNHPEIVKHREYLLKLALSILEMGDFQQRWDIAKVLRQLGNIAIPPLIDILEDEDAEEDLRWYAVRTLGEFQHPEAIVSLVDLLKTSENQELKAMAASALGQMGTLAITALTQLLAEEQTRLLAVRSLAYIRTQETITPLLSVVQDSQAAVRSATLEALSSFHDQRVPPVLLNALDDVSATVRRASVLALGCRPDLCLELDLVARLQPRLSDLNLEVCCAAAIALSRMGTDAAAQHLFQVLISPNTPLKLQLEIIRALVWVETLSGLAYLQQALYHSRSQTLWQEIITVLGQVQKPQLMTPSAEILLDILQSPHLLTVAHPLEARIKSAIALGLGQLGNKQAVEPLILLLADGNQIVRLNAIAALKKLDATFAYQQLQQLANNSTLTPDLQQGIAIALAEW; this is encoded by the coding sequence ATGGTGAATCCTATCAACCAGCTTTTAGTCCAAGCACAAGCCGCATCCGATGCAGCAGATTGGTCTTTGGTGACTCAATATCTCCAAAAGTTGATGTTGACAGTAGACTCTAACCATCCAGAAATAGTTAAACATCGGGAATATCTGCTGAAATTAGCACTCTCAATTTTAGAAATGGGAGATTTTCAGCAACGTTGGGATATTGCCAAAGTCTTGCGGCAATTAGGAAATATTGCTATCCCCCCATTGATTGATATTCTCGAAGATGAAGATGCCGAAGAAGATTTACGTTGGTATGCAGTTCGCACTTTGGGCGAGTTTCAACACCCAGAGGCCATAGTCTCTTTAGTGGACTTACTGAAAACCAGTGAAAATCAAGAACTCAAGGCGATGGCTGCATCAGCATTAGGGCAAATGGGGACTCTGGCGATTACAGCCCTAACTCAACTTTTGGCTGAGGAACAGACAAGACTTTTAGCAGTGCGATCGCTTGCTTACATTCGCACTCAGGAGACAATTACACCTTTATTGAGTGTTGTCCAAGATTCACAAGCCGCAGTCCGCAGCGCCACCCTAGAAGCCCTCAGCAGCTTTCATGATCAACGTGTACCACCAGTCCTATTAAATGCTTTAGATGACGTTTCCGCCACTGTCAGACGTGCCTCAGTGCTGGCTTTAGGTTGTCGCCCTGATTTATGTCTAGAACTAGATTTAGTGGCGAGATTGCAACCTCGATTATCCGATTTGAATCTTGAGGTTTGTTGTGCAGCTGCGATCGCTCTTTCCCGAATGGGTACTGATGCGGCGGCGCAGCATTTATTTCAGGTGTTAATTTCACCCAATACACCACTCAAGCTGCAATTAGAAATTATCCGCGCTTTAGTCTGGGTGGAGACTTTATCCGGTTTGGCGTATTTGCAACAAGCACTCTATCACAGCAGATCACAGACACTCTGGCAGGAAATTATCACAGTTTTGGGGCAAGTGCAGAAGCCGCAGTTAATGACACCATCTGCCGAAATTTTATTAGATATTTTGCAGTCACCGCATCTGCTCACAGTGGCACATCCTTTGGAGGCGAGGATTAAAAGTGCGATCGCTTTGGGTTTGGGACAGTTAGGAAACAAGCAGGCTGTGGAACCATTAATTTTATTGCTAGCAGATGGTAATCAAATTGTGAGATTAAATGCGATCGCCGCACTCAAAAAACTGGATGCAACTTTTGCATATCAACAATTACAGCAATTAGCGAATAATTCCACACTCACACCAGATTTGCAACAAGGAATAGCGATCGCTCTGGCGGAATGGTAA
- a CDS encoding ubiquinol-cytochrome c reductase iron-sulfur subunit: MKRRDFINWVGLGAIISSLPIAIAACSEQSITSDDWQTVGTVAELDQDGQLLVKNWPSVNVLVVGTSKSGNLIAVDPTCTHSGCTVTWQTEGNKFNCPCHGAEYGSDGQVQRGPATEPLKTYTAKIENNSVLVKQN, from the coding sequence ATGAAACGTCGTGATTTCATTAATTGGGTAGGTTTGGGTGCAATAATTAGTAGCTTACCTATAGCAATCGCGGCTTGTTCTGAGCAAAGCATTACATCTGACGATTGGCAAACTGTGGGGACTGTGGCAGAGTTAGACCAAGATGGTCAATTGCTAGTCAAAAACTGGCCATCTGTGAATGTTTTAGTAGTGGGTACATCGAAAAGCGGCAATCTCATTGCTGTTGACCCTACTTGTACTCACTCAGGTTGCACCGTGACATGGCAAACTGAAGGCAATAAATTTAACTGTCCTTGTCATGGTGCAGAATATGGCAGTGATGGTCAGGTGCAAAGAGGCCCGGCTACAGAACCACTCAAAACTTACACAGCGAAGATTGAGAATAATTCTGTTTTAGTTAAACAAAATTAG